CACTCGATGTCCTCGGCACTGCCAAAGCCGCCATCGACGAGATGGTCCTTGGGCAACCCGCCAGGACGCGCGCGCTGCCGCTCCAGCATGGGCCGCATCAGGCCGCGGTCGGACCCGGTGTTGCAGACCTTGATGTCAACGACGATCGGCTGGCCGGCGGCACTCGTCACCTGCACGTTGTAGGCGGGGCGGAAGCCGCCGTCGGCCATCTTCATGACCCGTGCGTCGGCGTCCGTCGTGGAGGCCCGCGGCTCTTTCGGCTTCTTGCCGTTGCCGCGCTTTTCTTCGCGCTCCTTGCGCTGCTGCTTGATTTCGGCGAGCGCCGTCTGCGCCGCTTTGACGCGCGCTCTGCGCTCACGCGCGGCGCGCTCCTTGGCGGCCTTCATGCGCTGATTGCTAGCATCCGAACGAGCGTCAACCTCGCGTTTGAGGTCTTCCACCACCGCCTCAGCCAAGGCCAGGTGCCGATCGAGCGTCGCCTCCCGCCGGAACGAAGCGGCCCCGGCGCTGGCCCGGACCCGAACACCGTCCTGCGCCAGCGTTTCCAGATTGACGAGGCCGACCTTCGCCAGCACCGCCAAATGCTCGCAAAGCAGCCGGTCGAGCAGGTCGGCGCAACCGACCCGGAAGTCCGCCAGCGTGTGATGGTTCACCGACACCCCGCCACACAGCCAACGATAGGCGTCATGGCTCTCGCAAAGCCGCTCCAACGCGCGCGCGCTGCCGACGCCCTCGCTGGTGGCATAGAGCCACAGCGCCAGCAAAAGCCGCGGCGATGTCGCGGGGTGACCGGGCCGATCGCCCCGCGCTTTGATCCGGTTCTCCAGCTCACTCAGGTCGAGTTCCTCGACATAGGACCAGATCAGGCGCACCGGATGGTCTTCCCCGATCAGGCTCTCGATATCCACTGCTCGCAACTCGATTTGATCGCGTTGGGGCTCACGAAGTCGCGGCGCTGCGAGCGGCGCCGCACCGGCTTGCGGCTTTGCCTGCTCCGGCAGATCCCCAAACAATTCATCAGCGGCCATCATCCCTCCTGCGAATCCATCACCGCAAGAGAATCACACAGCACCAGCTTTCGGCTATACCGCTTGCGAGCAGTCAAAAAGATTCACAGCCTCTGAGGAGCCGCGTCAGCGGCGTCTCGAAGGATGAAGGCCCCGCTGCGACAGCTCGGCCTTCATGGTTCGAGACGGCGCTGCGCGCCTCCTCACCATGAGGGGTCAGCGGTATACGGGCTTCAGACAAGAACAAGGCCCGCCGAAGCGGGCCTTAACAACTCCAGTTTCTCAACTCAACGCAACGATCAGGCGGTCTTGTAGACCTTCGCGAAATTGTCCTGAGCGGACTTCGCGCCGTTGGCGGCGAGCTTGCCGAGGTAGTCGGTGGTCGCCTTGGCGCGC
This genomic interval from Bradyrhizobium sp. CB82 contains the following:
- a CDS encoding IS1182 family transposase, translating into MMAADELFGDLPEQAKPQAGAAPLAAPRLREPQRDQIELRAVDIESLIGEDHPVRLIWSYVEELDLSELENRIKARGDRPGHPATSPRLLLALWLYATSEGVGSARALERLCESHDAYRWLCGGVSVNHHTLADFRVGCADLLDRLLCEHLAVLAKVGLVNLETLAQDGVRVRASAGAASFRREATLDRHLALAEAVVEDLKREVDARSDASNQRMKAAKERAARERRARVKAAQTALAEIKQQRKEREEKRGNGKKPKEPRASTTDADARVMKMADGGFRPAYNVQVTSAAGQPIVVDIKVCNTGSDRGLMRPMLERQRARPGGLPKDHLVDGGFGSAEDIEWAHAEGIDIFCPPTQSKHGTDPHLPRRGDGPGVLAWRARMASEEGKARYKPRIHARWRNWDLRQLTVRGFEKVRAVVLWYALANNILQGNRLASA